The nucleotide window CCGCTCCGACCAGGATGGATTTACCGGCGCCTGTCTCGCCGGTGAGCACGTTGAGGCCTGGCGCGAACTCCAGCTCCAGCCGGTCGATTACCGCGAGATTGGCGACGCTCAGGTATCGGATCATTTTCGACTGCGCGGAAGTTCCATGATATCAAATGGTTGACGCCGCTTTTCGCGGCGTGCTACTCTCCTCGGCGTCAGCGCTGTCCCAGCGGCGCCGAGTGGCCCGTGCTTTGAAAGGTTCGGGCGGAGGATCCGTTTGCTCACGTTTGGCTACGTCGCCCTTGCGCTCCAGGCGCAGGGGCAGCCGGGTTCTGGGACCGGCGGAATCGATTTCGTCCGCCTCATCGTCGACGCCGACTGGCTGGCGAAGAGCGTCCTCCTGCTCCTGCTTCTGTTCTCCGCTGTCTCCTGGGCGATCGTGCTGGCAAAGACGCAGCAGTTCAACCGCGCGGCGCGCCAGTCCGAGACGTTCCTGCAGGTCTTCCGCAAGAGCACCAAGTTCTCCGAGGTGCAGTCGATCTGTCCGAGCGTGCCGGCCAGTCCGCTGGTCGGCATCTTCCAGGCGGGCTATGCCGAACTGAATCTGCAGCTGCGCCGCGAGACGCCGCCGCGCGAGGGAGAAGTCAGACCGCCGGGCGCCGCGCCGCGTCCAACCTTGAAGAGCCTCGAGAGCGTCGACCGGGCATTGCTGCGCGCAACGACCGTCGAGGTCGCCAAGCTCGAGAAGCGCGTACCGTTTCTGGCGACGACGGCAAGCATCACCCCGTTCATCGGACTGTTCGGCACGGTCATCGGCATCATGGTCGCGTTCTCGCGGATCGGCGCCGAGGGATCGACGAGTCTCGCGGTCGTCGCGCCGGGCATCGCGTCGGCGCTGATCGCGACGGCGGCGGGGCTGTTCGCGGCGGTGCCGGCGGTGTACTTCTACAACGCGTTCACCGGTCGGGTGAAGGATTTTGCGTCGCAGATGGATGACTTCGCGCTGGAGTTCTTGAATATCTCGGAGCGCAATTTCACGTAAGCACACGAAGGAATTCGAAGGACACGAAGGAACGTGCCGAAAGTACAGTCGATTCCCAATGCGCCGTCAGCCGGACGCGGTCGTCGCGGGCGGAGCGTCCGCGTGTCGACGGCGCTCGCCGAGATCAACGTCGTGCCGCTGGTCGACGTGATGCTCGTGCTGCTCATCATCTTCATGGTGGCGGCGCCGATGATGACGCAGGGCATGCAGGTCAACCTGCCGCAGGCGCGCAAGGCGAGCAACCCGACGATCCAGAAGCCGCTCTACGTCACGATTCCCGCCGACTTCGGCCGGAACAACAAAGTGCAGATCGCCGACGAGGCGCCGTTCAGCGCCGACGTCCTGGCCGAGCGGATGCGCCAGGCGCTCCTCACCCGCGACGACAAGTCGGTGTTCATTCGCGCCGACCAGGGGGTGACCATGCAGCAGTTCATGAGCGTCACCGACAAGCTCAAGGACGCCGGCGTTGAGAAGGTCGCGATTGCCACGCGGAGCGCGGGGAGTAAGCAGTAGGCGTGTGCCAGACATGAGCAGGTACCAGTTGTCAGTCAGCCGTTCACCGTTCGCGAGTCCGCCGTGGATGCCGTCACGGAAATCCTGATCGATCGTTCGCACCAGGCCGATCGCCTGTCGCAGCTGGTTGTCGTGTCGCTGCTTGCGCACGCGCTGCTCCTCGGCGCGGTCGCGGTGTCGGGCCGTCTCTGGCCCGACTCGGGTCCGGCGAGGGACGAGCACGTGATGACGATCTCGCTCGCCGGCGGCGAAGGGCCGATTCAGGGGCACAATCCCGCGTCCGCCAAACCGGTGCAGCAGGCCGCGCCGGACACGGCCAAGCCGAAGGAACAGGCGCCGCCCATGCTCACCCGGCCCGAGATGGTCGAACCCGTTCCGGCGAAACGCCCCGAGCCCAAGTCGGTGACCACGCCGGAACCGCGGAAAGAGACGCCGCAACTGCATAGCCGCACGCCGACGCAGGGGCCGGAGGTCCGTCAGGGGACGGCCCGGACCGAGACCGGTCAGACGACGCCGATCCCGTTTGGCGGACTGGCCACCGGGGGCAACGGCGTCGGCGGCGTGCGCACCGACACCTCCGACTTCTGCTGCCCCGACTACCTGACCACGATGCAGCGCCTGGTGTATGCGAACTGGCGGCCGAACCAGGGCACGCCCGGCAAGAATTCCTTTCGATTCGTCGTGCAGCGCGACGGTACGATCACCGATATCAAGGCCGATCAGAGCGCCGGCGCGTTCCTTGATCTGGCCTCGCAGCGCGCGCTCGAACAGACGCGGCGGCTGCCGCCGCTGCCGGCGCCGTATCGCGGCGATCGGTTGACGGTGATCCTCGACTTCACGTATCGATAACTCAGCGACGGGAGAGGCATGACCAAGACTTTCATCACGTGCGCCGCGTTCGCCTCGCTGGCGAGCCTGGCGGCGCCCGTTCAGCAGGCGCCGGCGGTCCCGCCGCCTGGCGCACAGGAGCCGAACCAGACCGTCCGCCTCGGCGTCGAAGGGGGCGGTCCGCCGAAACTGGCAATCGCCCCGTTCGTGGCGATGTCGCAGGACGCCGAAACCGTCGCCGCCGCGAAGACGATCGGCGACGTGCTCTTCGACGACATCGACTACGAGCGCGAGTTCTATCTGATCAAGAAGGACATGGTCGCCACGGCCGGACCGGTGACGTCGATCGACAACGTCAATCTCGCGCCGTGGAAGGAGCTCACGCCGGACGGCCTCGTGGTCGGCAGCGTCCGCAAGGACGGCACCGGCGCCGTCGTCCAGGTGAAGCTGATCCAGGTCTCGACGGGGCGGATGCTCTTCGGCAAGGAGTACAGCGGCCCCATCGCCAACCCGCGCCGCTACGCACACACGATTTCCGACGAGCTGCACAAGCAGCAGGTCGGCATCGACGGCGTCGCGCGGACGCGACTCACCTTTTCGTCCGACCGCGACAAGGAGCGTGCGAAGTCTGGCGTCGCCAACCGCGACGTGCAGGAGATCTACATCGCCGACTACGACGGCGCCAATCCCCGCCGGGTGACGAACACGACGACCCTGAACATCACGCCGGTCTGGTCGCCAGACAGCCAGGCGATCGCCTACACCAGCTATCGCCCGTCGGGAGAATTCGGGACCTATCAGGACATCATCGTCTCCTACATCCAGACCGGCGAGCGGGCAACGCCGGCCGCCGGCAGCCCGCAGCGCCAGAACTACCTGCCGATTTATTCGCCCGACGGATCGCGGATCGCGTTCACGACCAACCGCGACGGCAACCCCGAAATCTACGTGATGAACCGCGACGGCAGCAACCTGCGCCGGATGACCAATAATCCCGCCATCGACGTGACGCCGACCTGGTCGCCGAGCGGCGATCAGCTGGCGTGGGTGTCAGATCGCACCGGCGCGCCGCACATCTACGTCATGAACGCGGACGGCACCGGCGTGCGTCAGCTGATCAGCGAGTATTGCGACCGGCCGACCTGGTCGTCGGGACAGTTCAACGAGATCGCCTACGCGGCGCGGACCGGGCCCGGCTACGACGTCAAGGTCTACAACGTCGCGACCGGCGAGACGAAGAAGCTGACCGACGGCATCGGTAGCAACGAGAGCCCGGCGTTCTCCCCCAACGGACGGCACATCGCGTTCACGTCGACGCGAAACGGTAAGATCCAGATCTACACGATCGATCGTACGGGCGAGAACCTGAGGCAGATCACGCGCGAGGGCAACAACAAGTTCCCGAACTGGAGCCGGTAGCCGACAGGTGGCATCCGACATCGACGTCCGCCGGGGCGGTCTCGCGACCGTACTCGGAAGTTCGCGGTTCGCACAGCAGACGGAGTAGACAGAGACCGATGACCAACAAGCGCACTGCCGCCATCGTCGTGCTGGCGCTGGCCGTGTTTGCCGGCGCCTGCCACAACCCCAAGCCTCCGGTGGCGCGGCCGCTGCCGCCCTCGACATCGGGCTCGACGGCGGCGCCGCCGGCGCAGCCAGAACCGCCGCGGCCGACCGCCGACACCACGCCAGTTCCCAAGGAGCCGCCGATCTCGGAGGATCCCATCGGCGGCGCCGATCTCGACACGATCAACAAGAACTCGCCGTTCCAGCCGGTGTTCTACCTGCTCGACAGCTACGACGTCGATGCCGCCGGCCAGCAGGCGCTCACCGCCAACGCGACGATCCTGAAGAAGTACCCCAGCTGGGTCATCACGATCGAAGGCCACTGCGACGAGCGCGGCACAGCCGAGTACAATCTGGCGCTCGGCGAGAAGCGGGCCTTGTCGGCCAAGACCTATCTGGTGTCGCTGGGCATTCCGGCGGATCGCCTGCGGACAGTCAGCTACGGCAAGGAATTCCCCTTCGACCCTGGACATGACGAGAACGCCTGGTTGAAGAACCGCCGCGCCCACTTCGTTGTGACGAGCAAGTAGCCATGAAGAAGACCACCCTGCTGCTATTGGCCGGCGTGATGCTGATGCCGCGCCCCGCGTCGGCCGGCCCGAGCAAGGAATACCTGCAGCTGCTTGCGGAAATGCGCATGCTCGAGGAGCAGAATGCGCAGATGCAGCAGCTCTTCGGATCGCTGCAGGATGCGCTCAAGGCGGTCTCGGCCAAGCTGGATGATCAGGTCTCGTCGAACCGCAAGGCGACGGCCGATCAGACGCTGGCCATTACCAACATGGGCGATACGGTGCGCGTGCTGCGCGAGAAGGCCGACGACACCAACGTCCGGATCTCGACGGTGTCGCAGGAAATCCAGGCGCTGCGCCAGGCGCTCGCCTCGCAACCGCCGCAGGGTGCCTCCTCGACCCAGCTGCCGCTGTCAGGAACAGCTCCCGGCGCCGGCGACACGACCGGCGCGTCGATGCCATCAGCCGTGGCCGCCACGCCGGTGCCGATCGGGATTTCACCGCAGCGCGCCTTCGATTCGGCGTTCGACGATTTCTCGTCGGGCCGCTACGACACCGCGATCCAGGGATTCCAGCTGTTCATCCAGACGTTCCCGACGCTGCCGCAGGCCGCGATCGCGCAGTTCAACATCGGCGCGTCGTACTACAACCAGGGGAAGTGGAACGAAGCACGCGACGCCTTCACGCAGGTGACGCAGAAGTACCCGCAGGATGCCGAGACCAACGCGCAGGCCTATTTCAAGCTCGGGCAGACCTACGAACAGTTGAAGCAGCCCGACCTGGCCAAGAAGGCGTACGAGACAGTCGCCCAGAAGTTTCCGACCAGCTTCCAGGCAGCGCAGGCAAACCAGGCGCTGCTCCGGCTGAACCGGAAGTAGGGCCCGAGTCCCCGGCTCGGCATCCCGACGAACGGCACTCGCCGGGCCTCCCCATCAGGAAGGCCCGGCGCTCGGAGTCGATATATTTTGCCGTGGCGACTAGAACGGGATGTCGTCGTCGGACAGGTCGGCGATCGGCTCGCCCATCGGCTCGTGATCGCCACCGGGCGCACCCGATGCACGCTGCGGCTGGCGGGCGCCTCCGGCCCCGGCTCCGGCTCCGGCGCCCCCACCGCCCCCGCCGAGGAGCGTGATCCGGTCGGCTCGGATTTCGGTCGTGTATTTTTCGTGGCCGTCTTTGTCCTGCCACTTGCGGGTCTGCAGCCGTCCTTCGACGAAGATCTGCTTGCCCTTGGTCAGGTACTCGGACAGCGATTCGGCGGACTTTCCCCACAGGACGATCCGATGCCACTCGGTTTTTTCCTGCTTCTGGCCCGACGTCTTGTCGTTCCAGACTTCGGTGGTCGCCAGGTTCAGGGTCGCAACCGGCGCGCCGCCGGGCGTGTACCGCAGCTCCGCGTCGCGCCCGAGATTGCCGACCAGGATCACTTTATTCACGCTTCCCATGCTTCGTCCTCTCTGCCTCTGGTGTGCACCGCGCGTCAGCGCGCCAATCGGCGCGGCCGGCTAGGTCTTGCGTCCGTAGCGGTCTTCCAACCGCACGACGTCGTGCAGCTCCGGCGTGGACACCTCGAAGATATCGCAGTCGGTGATCGCCGTCATCCGGTGAACCGTCTTGGGCGTCACGTGGACCGCCTCCCCTGGCGCCATCTCGCGCCTGGTGAGCGCGTGCGCGGGCGTCCACGCCTCGCCGTCGGCGAGCGGCCGCGCCGCGATCTCGAACAGCATACGGCCCGACGAGAGGAAGATCGTTTCGTCCTTCTCGTTGTGATACTGCAGGCTTAGCGCGTGGCCGGCACTGACGTGAATGAGCTTGCCGACGTAGCGGCCGGTCTTGGCCCAGTGCAGCTCGTAGCCCCACGGCTTCTCCACTTTCGTCACTTCGTTCACTCTCGCTCCTCCGCGTGACAGACCAGGTCAGTTTAATCCGAGGGCGTCGCCCTCGGGTTCTCCTGCACGCCTGCTCGCGCGCAACCTCGCCGGGAAAATCCCGGCGTCTACCTCTTCACCGTGGCCATCGACTCGGCAAGCACCGCTTCGACGTCGGCGGCCGTGGCGGCCTTGAGCGCGCGGCCGGCCAGCCGGACGGTGTCGGCCACGCGGAGGCCGCGGACGACCTGCTTGGCCATCGGAATCGCTGCCGCCGTCATGCTGAATTCGCGCAGGCCGAGCCCGATGAGGAGCGGCAGCAGCGCCGGGTCGGCCGCCATCTCGCCGCAGACCGAGACGGGGACGCCCCGCCGGGCGGCGCCCTTGGCCACCTGGCGCAGCACGCGCAGGATCGCCGGATGCAGCGGCTCGTACATCCGCGACACGCGGTCGTCGGTGCGGTCGACGGCCAGCGTGTACTGGATCAGATCGTTGGTGCCGATGCTGACGAAGTCGGCTTCGGCAGCCAGCAGATCGATCGTCAGCGCCGCCGAGGGCACCTCGATCATGACGCCCAGGGGTAGGTGCGGCACGCTCGTGCCGCGCGACCGCAGCGTCTCGGCCGCCTGCACGACCGCGGCGCGCGCGGCGCGCAGTTCCTCGACGCCGGTCACGAACGGGAACATCACGCGCAGCGGACCGTGCGCGGCGGCACGCAGCAGCGCGCGCAGCTGTGTCTGGAACACGTCGTCAAACGCGAGGCTCAGCCGCAGGCCGCGCAGTCCCAGCGGCGCGCGCGCCGTCTCGCCGGCCGCCGACAGCCCGAGCTGCGATTCGCTCACGTCGAAGGTGCGGACGGTGACCCGGCCGCCGGCCATCGCCTCAATCAGCCGGCGATAGACCCGGTATTGCGCGTCCTCGTCGAGGCCGGCGGCGAGCGCCCCGGCGAGCAGGAACTCGGAGCGGTAGAGCCCGATGCCTTCGGCGCCGCGCTCGCGCGCGCGGGTCGCCTCTTCGGGGAGCTCGACGTTCGCCTCGATGCGGATG belongs to Vicinamibacterales bacterium and includes:
- a CDS encoding ExbD/TolR family protein, encoding MPKVQSIPNAPSAGRGRRGRSVRVSTALAEINVVPLVDVMLVLLIIFMVAAPMMTQGMQVNLPQARKASNPTIQKPLYVTIPADFGRNNKVQIADEAPFSADVLAERMRQALLTRDDKSVFIRADQGVTMQQFMSVTDKLKDAGVEKVAIATRSAGSKQ
- a CDS encoding MotA/TolQ/ExbB proton channel family protein, encoding MLTFGYVALALQAQGQPGSGTGGIDFVRLIVDADWLAKSVLLLLLLFSAVSWAIVLAKTQQFNRAARQSETFLQVFRKSTKFSEVQSICPSVPASPLVGIFQAGYAELNLQLRRETPPREGEVRPPGAAPRPTLKSLESVDRALLRATTVEVAKLEKRVPFLATTASITPFIGLFGTVIGIMVAFSRIGAEGSTSLAVVAPGIASALIATAAGLFAAVPAVYFYNAFTGRVKDFASQMDDFALEFLNISERNFT
- a CDS encoding DPP IV N-terminal domain-containing protein; translated protein: MTKTFITCAAFASLASLAAPVQQAPAVPPPGAQEPNQTVRLGVEGGGPPKLAIAPFVAMSQDAETVAAAKTIGDVLFDDIDYEREFYLIKKDMVATAGPVTSIDNVNLAPWKELTPDGLVVGSVRKDGTGAVVQVKLIQVSTGRMLFGKEYSGPIANPRRYAHTISDELHKQQVGIDGVARTRLTFSSDRDKERAKSGVANRDVQEIYIADYDGANPRRVTNTTTLNITPVWSPDSQAIAYTSYRPSGEFGTYQDIIVSYIQTGERATPAAGSPQRQNYLPIYSPDGSRIAFTTNRDGNPEIYVMNRDGSNLRRMTNNPAIDVTPTWSPSGDQLAWVSDRTGAPHIYVMNADGTGVRQLISEYCDRPTWSSGQFNEIAYAARTGPGYDVKVYNVATGETKKLTDGIGSNESPAFSPNGRHIAFTSTRNGKIQIYTIDRTGENLRQITREGNNKFPNWSR
- a CDS encoding tetratricopeptide repeat protein, with amino-acid sequence MKKTTLLLLAGVMLMPRPASAGPSKEYLQLLAEMRMLEEQNAQMQQLFGSLQDALKAVSAKLDDQVSSNRKATADQTLAITNMGDTVRVLREKADDTNVRISTVSQEIQALRQALASQPPQGASSTQLPLSGTAPGAGDTTGASMPSAVAATPVPIGISPQRAFDSAFDDFSSGRYDTAIQGFQLFIQTFPTLPQAAIAQFNIGASYYNQGKWNEARDAFTQVTQKYPQDAETNAQAYFKLGQTYEQLKQPDLAKKAYETVAQKFPTSFQAAQANQALLRLNRK
- a CDS encoding single-stranded DNA-binding protein; translation: MGSVNKVILVGNLGRDAELRYTPGGAPVATLNLATTEVWNDKTSGQKQEKTEWHRIVLWGKSAESLSEYLTKGKQIFVEGRLQTRKWQDKDGHEKYTTEIRADRITLLGGGGGGAGAGAGAGGARQPQRASGAPGGDHEPMGEPIADLSDDDIPF
- the ptsP gene encoding phosphoenolpyruvate--protein phosphotransferase, with the translated sequence MKLTGLGVSPGIGIGRALVVSRAIPTLRFRVAERRVGSELARLDAARAQSRIQIQQIQNRIATAAGSEHAYLFDAQLLMLDDPMLVDRAAAIVRQDRLNAESALQRALEEVSALFDRIDDPYLRERKGDVADVVGRLVMNLTSNGSALELFRDVEGPLVLIADELSPSLIAQLDLDRLAALVTDAGSWTYHAAILARSIHVPAVAGLRHASGVVPPGAIVAVDGSSGVVLVDPPADVLADLEARSRKRRADERSLDEYAALPAVTADGTVIRIEANVELPEEATRARERGAEGIGLYRSEFLLAGALAAGLDEDAQYRVYRRLIEAMAGGRVTVRTFDVSESQLGLSAAGETARAPLGLRGLRLSLAFDDVFQTQLRALLRAAAHGPLRVMFPFVTGVEELRAARAAVVQAAETLRSRGTSVPHLPLGVMIEVPSAALTIDLLAAEADFVSIGTNDLIQYTLAVDRTDDRVSRMYEPLHPAILRVLRQVAKGAARRGVPVSVCGEMAADPALLPLLIGLGLREFSMTAAAIPMAKQVVRGLRVADTVRLAGRALKAATAADVEAVLAESMATVKR
- a CDS encoding TonB C-terminal domain-containing protein → MDAVTEILIDRSHQADRLSQLVVVSLLAHALLLGAVAVSGRLWPDSGPARDEHVMTISLAGGEGPIQGHNPASAKPVQQAAPDTAKPKEQAPPMLTRPEMVEPVPAKRPEPKSVTTPEPRKETPQLHSRTPTQGPEVRQGTARTETGQTTPIPFGGLATGGNGVGGVRTDTSDFCCPDYLTTMQRLVYANWRPNQGTPGKNSFRFVVQRDGTITDIKADQSAGAFLDLASQRALEQTRRLPPLPAPYRGDRLTVILDFTYR
- the pal gene encoding peptidoglycan-associated lipoprotein Pal encodes the protein MTNKRTAAIVVLALAVFAGACHNPKPPVARPLPPSTSGSTAAPPAQPEPPRPTADTTPVPKEPPISEDPIGGADLDTINKNSPFQPVFYLLDSYDVDAAGQQALTANATILKKYPSWVITIEGHCDERGTAEYNLALGEKRALSAKTYLVSLGIPADRLRTVSYGKEFPFDPGHDENAWLKNRRAHFVVTSK